AATTCTCCTTTAGTTCTCTGCTGGAGGATGGTAGTCTGGTACCCTATAAAATGTTGCAACATTACAATTACTACCAAATCTTTTTTtatgtctttataaaataattccctCCAGGGCTTTAAGCAGGTTAAAAACTGACTCTGAGACGGTTCTTGGCCGACAGATCCTAAATGCATTCAAACACTGCACATTAAACATGTAAAAAGgaaatgaggctgatgcaacagatcagactATTTAGCTTAACTgtaatatttatttattcatatcATAAGCTCAACAATGCACACATGGCTGTAGGCTATGCGCAAATGCAATTAGAGGAAAACACCTCTCAATGGCTCACCGCACGCGCAAGTGGACCGAGATGAAAGTATCCATTAGAAATAGGGATGTGCGATATATCAGAAACCATATCGGAAtcagacgatattagctaaaaatgccaacatcagcATCGGCCCGATGTCGGTCTAGTTTAacaccgatgtgcaaaaccgatgtcaaagctgacgtgcatacctatataatgtaggtagatgacgtaatgaTGCCACAAAAATACAGCGCTACACAGAATAAAATCAGAAAAATACTAAGcgcacacttccaacaactaaacaagtttaagacgagcagtcatttgaatgagtaagaacatttcagcgagacaactcaaaggcaaaatccattaacgcctagataatggaattcattgcccttgacaatcaaccgttctctgttgtgaatgatgttggctttcgccgactggtcgagcaccttGAGCCCCGGTACACACCACCAAGTAGGTGCTATTTTTCAGAttttgccctaccggagttacacagtattgttgaaacgcacatccatgagctacttgctatgtgcgtcactgctattagcttcgcGACTGACATTTGTACCAGCGATGTCCGgcccatgagcatgctgagtctgacagcacagttggtCGACAGCCGTATTGCTCAAGAATGTGCcggttctcataccgctgctgccatttcaatggcatttgagaacatgtttgaaacttggaaacatgaacacacgCCTAGCTCCACAACTGACTCGAGAAATAAGCTGATCAACTGCGTCTGCTGCAGACATtttaccctctgtcatggcatagaacacctgctcaacaaaactgccgacaGACCGTGGGTTTAAAACTTGCAAAAGTACTcaaggctgtgaacaagcgattcggtggcattctctctgagcctctttactgtgttgccatcatgctcgatgctaggtacaaggaccgctactttgatgcagacaagaaacagtttttaaaaaaaatgttagccacagctggacaagatggaaacagacacagtgacagtgcgcatCGCAGAAGAGGccacagagctgaaacttcactgcttgacatgtatgatgaaatcctggttgagactgAAAAAATTAACAATGAAACAGCAAGTGAGTGAAAAAAGGTTTGTGATTatgtcaaatcaaactttatttgtcacatgcgccgaatacaacttgatcgtgaaatgcttacttacaagccctttaccaacagtgcagttttactggtaatggggacatacgtaaatgccaacaaaataactttgtgtgtttcaactatttaactgtactagtcCACAAAGATGTTAAATATCGGTAttgttttttttggcaaggaaaatattggatattggACAAAAATGTAATCTGTGCATCCCTAATTAGAAATTAAGAGGAGAAATCTAAAGAtgcatcaactagcatgggttactaatatgactaggattatgccTTTGGCTGCTGGACAATAAAATTAAGTTTATTTGAAAACCAGTAGAACATGAGAAAATTCCTGGTTTCAATTGCATAGTAAGTATTTGTAAAATAATTGCCTCAACATTTCTATGGTAGCTtttttggctaggctactttgaaacaaCGTAAAGCATGCTTCATAAAATTACCTAAAATATCCAGGTTATAAGCAGTTAAGTTTGTTTTTAAATAGTTTCTAAATGCTCACCACCTCCGCTTAGATTTAAGGTGGGTGATGAGCGGTGCGCAACAAGCACTGTCCTTCACTCTGGTCTTGTGACCATTTGATCTAAACGAACCGTGCTTCAAGTATGTCGACAGAATCAAGCCTTTAGACGTTAATGTTAATTATCCTTAAATTTATTTGTCAAACATGACTGGCCACTTAGCCATAGTAGTACTGACATCTCCGGTATACATTATATGTAGGGTTTTCCAGTAATGACCATTACCGATCTCTAATATCACCCCTGAGCTACTCACAGCCCATCTCACCCATCACCCTCTTTTgatttccatgtgccatataattttcaactgtgctgtgatgtcttACATGAATTTGAAACATTTCTAATTGCATAGTATCCACAgagctaaagatgaaaacctttcctacgagtattattatattgttgattgactatggctttccaaatcacCCAACACTGCTGTTTGTAGTGTTCATTTTAAATCAATGTTGCTTTTTCAGCCACTcttgaacctgtgaccagaaacaagctacatgggggcaataccagaataaattATCTAATTATtctctcttcgcagcaaaatcgggtttgttttatTCAACTCCTTACCATCATTCCCTCAGAATTCCATTTACGATCCAGCGTTTGTGTGAGCTGCTTACAGAACCCAAGAGGAATTACGCAGGAACAGAGAAATTCCTCAGAGGTGTTGAGAAGGTGAGTTCAGTGCCACATTAGATAGGatttgtatagtgtgtgtaatatatgtgtgtgtgtgtgtgtgtgtatatatttttaaattttgTTTAAAATTTAtctcatgtatgtgtgtgtatgtatgtatgtatatatatatatatatatatatctatcattaacagtaccagtcaaaagttacacattcaagggtttttatttatttttactatttcctacattgtaatataatagtgaccaagtccatattatgacagtccatcattactttaagacatgaaggtcagtcaatgcagaaaatgtcaagaactttgaaagtgcaagtgcagttgcaaaaaccatcaaggatctcaaatataaaatatatttttaatttttttgaacacttttggtttctacatgattccatgtgttattacatagttttgatgcattcactattattctacaatatagtaaaaataaagaaaaacccttgaatgagtaggtgtgtccaaacttttgactggctgtgtgtgtatatatatctcaATAAAATAGTATTTATATATTGCAGTGTTTGTAATAGGGTTTTTCTTCTCCCAGAATGTGATGGTGGTCAGCTGTGTGCATCCTACATCAGAGTAAGGGTTGTCTTTTCCTTATTGTTATACATTATAGCAATGAAACATTTTTACAGAGGTGTGTTTTATTAAGTTTATATGATGTTCGGAATTGTCATTGTGATGTTTCTCTCTGTCATGAAGGAAAAACGGATGCAGTGGTGTGAATAGAATTAATGGTGTTATGTTGCCTGGAAACTCATCTGCTTTTACAGAGAGGTAAAAGCGCATAGGACAGGTTCTCATTCTCCCATCCTAGTTTCACATCAGTGATAATTGCCTAAAGGTAAATGCAGAAAGTAAACCTCACTTTTCTTAGTCTCTTATTATTTTCTTGCAGGAAAGTTAATGGCCCAGGGACCCCCAGGCCGCTGAACAGACCAAAACTCTCTCTAGTCAGCTCACTAGCGACAAACGGTCTACCGGACAGTACAGAAAACAAAGATCCTACCACAGAGCAGGGACATGACACACATTCCAGGTACTTCAGTTGCTACCCAAAAGACCATGTGATACTCACTTCCTACCGTTCTTTTATGAATTTAATGCGTGTTGAATCTTCTTTCTCAGTGAGGTGTCAGCATCGGATACGCTAGGGAGCTCTGTGAAGAACAAGCACTATGACGATCAGGAGGTTATGGAGGCGGAGCAGCACGAGGTGAAGAGGCTCAAGTTCAACAAAGATAAAGAGGAGGAGCAGAAGGTGGACACCCTCAGCTCCTGCCATGCTGACAGCTTGTCGGAAGAGACCGAGTCCATGGtccaggagaaggaggaggaggacagtgagGCTGCCAGTACTGCTGGGACTTGTGAAGACCAAGGTAGGACAAAATGTTCACCTTTTTCCATCATGCCGGTATACATCGCTGGTGAAATCCTTTGTGGATATTAGTAAGTGTATGAGCAGAACCAGGAGTTGCCTGAATTCTGAGGTGTTCATTGCAAGTTCAGCTTATCTGTGTGCCAGATCTATGAGAACCCAGTTAACATTGCTTACTCTGTTTTTGTTTCCTTGCCTGTCCCACAGAGCCATCGAGCACACAGTCGGAGCCATCAGCAGGGCCCGGGGCGGATAAGCAGGCAGAGGGGGAGGTACCTTGTGATTCCCAAGAGGAAGGTAATGACATGGACCAGTCAGAACAGCAGGCCACTGCTGGCGTCCTGAAGAACCCTGAGGCCCAGGACAGCGATGAGGGCAGTGACCCAGTCAGCAGCAGTAGCGCCAGCAGCTGTAACAGTGCGGAGAATGAATCCAGGGAAGAGGCAGCCCCTGCTCCCTCCAGCAGTACTCCTGAGCCAGCTGCAGAGGGTGCCATGGAGAGTGGCAGCCAGGACACTGGGACCAGTGAAGAGCCCATGGAGCAGGACTAACAGCTCCTCAGGATCGATCTATTGACCATTAAGAACATCTGTCCTCAAGTCTAGCTTGAGTGTCACCGGTGAAGGGGCTACTCCATCCTGTCCCCTAGATACTTTACGCCTTGTCTACATTTTGGCTACTCCTCAAAATGACCACCTGTCATTGATGTGGACatccacatttttattttcaattgaAGATTTTTTAACTGGATTATTTTCTTCCCCTACACTCTATTTAAGAGTTTCCTTTTAAGGCTTGTGGTCTCCAGAGGTCTTTGTTTCAGCCTTGGTCAGTCTTTTGGGTTGCATATGATGTTTGTTCAAGCTGTGCTGATTGGACGGTGTGTTCACCTGGGTATTGTTTTCTCATCAGATTGAGCATTTGACAGGTAAAGCAGGCCCAGTTTTgttcctgtacagttgtttttcTCTGTGGATTATCACCCCTGCCAAACCACCAGAGTCAGGACCGAGCTAACCCTGCTAACTAACCTCTTCATTATTTATGCCGTTAGTTACTTACTCCAGAGATGAGCTAGCTAGCATTTCTGTTTGACTGAAGCTCGAGCCTCAGCATCCAGCCCATACCACTGTTTTTACTCATGTGCCGTCATCTTGGCTGTTGAGGAAAAAGTATCTTtctatgttatttaaaaaaatctattttcctCGTGAGATGGAGTATTGTATTAGATTTTCCATGTGAGACCATATTCTCCTTTTTAAAATGCGTCTGTTGTCTTTGCTATGATGCACTACCGATCCAACTCGAAGAGTAATGTAACATGCTACTTTTACCTTCAGATATAAGATTATATCATTTTGGGGGCACCATAATTTATATAAACATTTCAACTCAACTACttattttgtaaaatgttattttgtGGCAGCCAGTTTAGTTTCCAAAACCAGCTGTAAGTACAAGATGACTTCCAATTTGGATTGTGATGTCACCAAGTTGTTTGACTGACAGATATCCAGAGCAGTTACTGGTTTCTTTCTATAGCTGTACTTTTGATATTTAGAATTTTAAATTTCTGTAAAGTAGACTTTTGTAGATTGTAATACAGTATGTGTTCACTTCCTTTgtgaaaccatataattgtataATTTCTGTGTATACTCTGAATGATTTTGCTTTCAATGCAGTATTCAGATAAAGCAATAAATGTTCACATTTTTGTGTGGTCATGCTTTCTTACCCGTGAAGCATCTCGTTTAGTCCACTGAGCTGCTTTAAAAGCTGCATGTTAACCCGACTGGTATCAGATGACCTATGTCACAACCTCAACACCTCtgcataatttttttaaatacatgtgTTGAAAACAATGTGAATTTATGGCCATTTAGCCAATAAATGCTCAGTTCAAGACTATTCCTCGGTCACATTTTGTATTTGAACAGGTTGTACAATGTGTCCCTTGCCTGAGGTCTTAAGAGCTGAAGACTAATGTCTAGGCTTTGGCTCAAAGGGCCAATGCAGTCATGCAGACAACCTGATCGGTTACTTATGGATTCTTGAAATCCTCAAACTGCAGTCAGTTTAAGACCAAACAGAAGATGTATGAGAATTGTTAGGTTATACACAGTGTATAACTATTTTAACACCTATattagaacaccttcctaatacagagttgcacccccttttgctctcagaacagcctcaattcgtcggggcagggactctacaaggtgtcaagcgttccacagggatgctagccCGTGTTGgccccaatgcttcccacagttgtgtcaatttggctggatgtcctttgtgtggtggaccattcttgatacacacgggaaactgttgagcatgaaaaatccagcagggttgcagttcttgacatacagACTGGTGCGCATGGCAcgtacattgcattcggaaagtattcagacccctttacccTTTCCAcatgttacattaca
This is a stretch of genomic DNA from Oncorhynchus clarkii lewisi isolate Uvic-CL-2024 chromosome 17, UVic_Ocla_1.0, whole genome shotgun sequence. It encodes these proteins:
- the LOC139371290 gene encoding serine/threonine-protein phosphatase 4 regulatory subunit 2-B-like isoform X1, whose product is MLLLPYFFCVENVATISLPLGFKRLTENMMEINSLQEALKDFDKKGTQEVAPLLDQFLCHVAKTGETMVQWSQFKSYFLFKLEKVMDDFIASAPDQRGVANPNVESIPFEDMKERILKIVNGYNGIPFTIQRLCELLTEPKRNYAGTEKFLRGVEKNVMVVSCVHPTSEKNGCSGVNRINGVMLPGNSSAFTERKVNGPGTPRPLNRPKLSLVSSLATNGLPDSTENKDPTTEQGHDTHSSEVSASDTLGSSVKNKHYDDQEVMEAEQHEVKRLKFNKDKEEEQKVDTLSSCHADSLSEETESMVQEKEEEDSEAASTAGTCEDQEPSSTQSEPSAGPGADKQAEGEVPCDSQEEGNDMDQSEQQATAGVLKNPEAQDSDEGSDPVSSSSASSCNSAENESREEAAPAPSSSTPEPAAEGAMESGSQDTGTSEEPMEQD
- the LOC139371290 gene encoding serine/threonine-protein phosphatase 4 regulatory subunit 2-B-like isoform X2; this encodes MMEINSLQEALKDFDKKGTQEVAPLLDQFLCHVAKTGETMVQWSQFKSYFLFKLEKVMDDFIASAPDQRGVANPNVESIPFEDMKERILKIVNGYNGIPFTIQRLCELLTEPKRNYAGTEKFLRGVEKNVMVVSCVHPTSEKNGCSGVNRINGVMLPGNSSAFTESLLLFSCRKVNGPGTPRPLNRPKLSLVSSLATNGLPDSTENKDPTTEQGHDTHSSEVSASDTLGSSVKNKHYDDQEVMEAEQHEVKRLKFNKDKEEEQKVDTLSSCHADSLSEETESMVQEKEEEDSEAASTAGTCEDQEPSSTQSEPSAGPGADKQAEGEVPCDSQEEGNDMDQSEQQATAGVLKNPEAQDSDEGSDPVSSSSASSCNSAENESREEAAPAPSSSTPEPAAEGAMESGSQDTGTSEEPMEQD